A single region of the Musa acuminata AAA Group cultivar baxijiao chromosome BXJ1-11, Cavendish_Baxijiao_AAA, whole genome shotgun sequence genome encodes:
- the LOC135596582 gene encoding probable methyltransferase At1g29790: MGSKEEYLRKPSQSQSPMRLKLKILLLLLSTNLLSIYIFYGSADHHRWLPSSVHHWDFAGLLRELNATQSKLSASQAQVVLLNQRLASTKSLLERLLADVGQAHRDEAPEQGLEGWAHQLGGELKLAVGPHKLPLGYTPNLGSHEMYPTLGTACRRFQEELVQFMSYDVGGECPSDEVFAQRLMLKGCEPLPRRRCHPKSPAGYVEPTPFPESLWSIPPDTSIAWDAYTCKNYTCLVNRSKQKGSYDCKDCFNLGGREKNRWVYNDGELNYGIDEVLSIKRGAIRIGLDIGGGTGSFAARMRERNVTIVTSTMNFNGPFNNFIASRGLVPLHISVAHRLPFYDSTLDIVHSMHVLSNWIPDVMLEFALFDIYRVLRPGGLFWLDHFFCHGKQLNSTYVPMFQRIGFRRLRWHAGRKLDRGFEKDEWYVSALLGKPLT; encoded by the coding sequence ATGGGCAGCAAAGAGGAGTACTTGCGAAAGCCAAGCCAGAGCCAGAGTCCGATGCGGTTGAAGCTAAAGATCCTCCTGCTATTGCTCTCAACCAATCTCCTCTCCATCTACATCTTCTATGGCTCCGCCGACCACCATAGGTGGCTACCGTCCTCCGTCCACCACTGGGACTTCGCTGGGCTCCTCCGCGAGTTGAACGCCACCCAGAGTAAGCTCTCAGCCAGCCAGGCCCAGGTGGTGCTGCTCAACCAGCGGCTCGCCAGCACCAAGTCCTTGCTCGAGAGGCTCCTCGCCGACGTCGGCCAAGCCCACCGCGACGAGGCGCCGGAGCAAGGCCTGGAAGGGTGGGCGCACCAGCTCGGCGGGGAGCTGAAGCTCGCCGTGGGGCCGCACAAGCTCCCCTTGGGCTACACTCCCAACCTCGGCTCCCACGAGATGTACCCGACGCTTGGCACGGCTTGCCGGCGCTTCCAGGAGGAGTTGGTCCAGTTCATGAGCTACGACGTCGGGGGCGAGTGCCCGTCCGACGAGGTGTTCGCGCAGCGGTTGATGCTCAAGGGTTGCGAGCCTCTTCCCCGGCGCCGGTGCCACCCCAAGTCTCCCGCCGGCTACGTCGAGCCCACGCCGTTCCCGGAGAGCCTCTGGTCGATCCCGCCCGACACCAGCATCGCCTGGGATGCGTACACCTGCAAGAACTACACATGTTTAGTCAACAGGAGCAAGCAGAAGGGGTCCTACGACTGCAAGGACTGCTTCAACCTGGGTGGCCGGGAGAAGAACCGGTGGGTCTACAACGACGGGGAGCTCAACTACGGGATCGACGAGGTCCTGAGCATCAAGCGCGGCGCCATCCGCATCGGGCTAGACATAGGCGGCGGCACCGGCTCGTTCGCGGCGAGGATGAGGGAGCGCAACGTGACCATCGTCACCAGCACCATGAACTTCAACGGACCCTTCAACAACTTCATCGCCTCCCGCGGCCTCGTCCCGCTGCACATCAGCGTCGCTCACCGGCTGCCCTTCTATGACAGCACGCTCGACATCGTCCACTCCATGCATGTGCTCAGCAACTGGATCCCTGACGTCATGCTCGAGTTCGCTCTCTTCGACATCTACCGGGTGCTGCGGCCCGGCGGCCTCTTCTGGCTAGATCACTTCTTCTGCCACGGCAAGCAGCTCAACTCCACGTACGTGCCCATGTTCCAGCGCATCGGGTTCAGGCGGCTCCGGTGGCACGCAGGCCGGAAGCTCGATCGAGGCTTCGAAAAGGACGAGTGGTACGTCTCTGCACTTCTGGGGAAGCCCTTGACATAG